In Strigops habroptila isolate Jane chromosome 4, bStrHab1.2.pri, whole genome shotgun sequence, a single genomic region encodes these proteins:
- the CPSF2 gene encoding cleavage and polyadenylation specificity factor subunit 2, with protein sequence MTSIIKLTTLSGVQEESALCYLLQVDEFRFLLDCGWDENFSMDIIDSLKKHVHQVDAVLLSHPDPLHLGALPYAVGKMGLNCAIYATIPVYKMGQMFMYDLYQSRHNTEDFTLFTLDDVDAAFDKIQQLKFSQIVNLKGKGHGLSITPLPAGHMIGGTIWKIVKDGEEEIVYAVDFNHKREIHLNGCSLEMLSRPSLLITDSFNATYVQPRRKQRDEQLLTNVLETLRGDGNVLIAVDTAGRVLELAQLLDQIWRTKDAGLGVYSLALLNNVSYNVVEFSKSQVEWMSDKLMRCFEDKRNNPFQFRHLSLCHSLSDLARVPSPKVVLASQPDLECGFSRDLFIQWCQDSKNSIILTYRTTPGTLARFLIDNPSEKVIDIELRKRVKLEGKELEEYLEKEKLKKEAAKKLEQSKEADIDSSDESDAEEDIDQPTVHKTKHDLMMKGEGSRKGSFFKQAKKSYPMFPAPEERIKWDEYGEIIKPEDFLVPELQATEEEKSKLESGLTNGEEPMDQDLSDVPTKCISATESMEIKARVTYIDYEGRSDGDSIKKIINQMKPRQLIIVHGPPEASQDLAECCRAFGGKDIKVYMPKLHETVDATSETHIYQVRLKDSLVSSLQFCKAKDAELAWIDGVLDMRVSKVDTGVILEEGELREDEDLEMQVDVPSSDSSVIAQQKAMKSLFGDDDKEMCEESEIIPTLEPLPPHEVLGHQSVFMNEPRLSDFKQVLLREGIQAEFVGGVLVCNNLVAVRRTETGRIGLEGCLCQDFYRIRDLLYEQYAIV encoded by the exons ATGACATCGATTATCAAGTTGACTACGCTTTCAGGAGTGCAGGAGGAATCTGCCCTTTGCTATCTGTTGCAAGTAGATGAATTTCGTTTTCTTTTGGACTGTGGCTGGGATGAAAACTTTTCTATGGATATTATAGATTCTCTAAAAAA ACATGTACACCAGGTTGATGCTGTTCTTCTTTCTCATCCTGACCCTCTACACCTTGGTGCGCTTCCATACGCGGTTGGAAAAATGGGGTTGAATTGTGCCATTTATGCAACTATTCCTGTTTATAAAATGGGGCAGATGTTCATGTATGATCTCTACCAG TCCCGCCATAATACCGAAGATTTCACACTCTTTACATTGGATGATGTAGATGCAGCCTTTGATAAGATACAACAGCTGAAGTTTTCTCAGATTGTGAACTTGAAAG GCAAAGGACATGGTTTGTCAATCACGCCATTGCCAGCTGGACACATGATAGGAGGCACAATCTGGAAGATTGTCAaggatggagaggaagaaattgtttatgCAGTTGATTTCAACCACAAGAGGGAGAT TCATCTGAATGGATGTTCCTTGGAAATGCTGAGCAGGCCTTCATTACTTATTACAGATTCATTTAATGCTACTTATGTACAACCCAGGAGGAAGCAAAGGGATGAACAGCTACTGA CTAATGTTTTGGAGACATTGCGAGGTGATGGCAATGTGTTAATAGCGGTGGATACAGCAGGCAGAGTTCTGGAGCTTGCTCAACTCCTTGATCAGATCTGGAGAACGAAGGATGCAGGATTAGGAGTCTACTCCCTGGCACTTCTGAATAATGTCAGCTACAATGTAGTGGAGTTTTCTAAATCACAG GTTGAATGGATGAGTGACAAGTTGATGAGGTGCTTTGAAGACAAGAGAAACAACCCTTTTCAGTTCCGCCATCTCTCCTTATGCCATAGTTTGTCTGATCTGGCACGAGTGCCGAGTCCAAAAGTTGTTCTTGCCAGTCAGCCTGACTTAGAGTGTGGGTTTTCTAGAGATCTTTTCATTCAGTGGTGCCAGGATTCCAAAAACTCTATAATTTTAACCTACCGCACTACACCTGGAACATTAGCACGATTCCTGATTGATAATCCTTCTGAGAAAGTTATAGATATTGAG TTGAGGAAACGTGTCAAGTTGGAAGGAAAAGAACTTGAAGAATACctagaaaaggagaaactaaagaaagaagcagctaaGAAGTTAGAACAGTCTAAAGA GGCAGATATCGATTCTAGCGATGAGAGTGATGCTGAAGAGGATATTGATCAGCCAACTGTGCATAAGACCAAACATGATTTGATGATGAAAGGTGAAGGTAGCCGGAAAGGAAGCTTCTTCAAGCAGGCAAAGAAGTCTTATCCAATGTTTCCAGCCCctgaagaaagaattaaatggGATGAATATGGCGAGATTATCAA ACCTGAGGATTTTCTAGTTCCAGAACTTCAAgcaacagaagaagaaaaaagcaaattagaATCTGGTTTGACAAATGGAGAAGAGCCTATGGACCAGGATTTATCAGATGTTCCTACCAAATGTATTTCTGCTACAGAATCGATGGAAATTAA AGCCAGAGTTACATATATTGACTATGAAGGACGCTCAGATGGCGACtcaattaagaaaattattaaccAAATGAAACCAAGACAACTGATCATTGTCCATGGACCACCTGAGGCCAGTCAGGACCTTGCAGAATGTTGCAGAGCTTTTGGTGGAAAAGATATTAAAGTTTATATGCCAAAACTACATGAAACTGTAGATGCAACCAGTGAAACTCACATTTACCAG GTCAGATTAAAAGATTCTCTTGTCAGCTCCCTTCAGTTCTGTAAAGCCAAGGATGCTGAGTTGGCTTGGATAGATGGTGTTCTGGACATGCGGGTTTCGAAAGTGGATACTGGAGTTATTTTGGAAGAGGGGGAGCTGAGGGAAGATGAAGACTTAGAGATGCAAGTGGATGTGCCTTCTTCAGATTCTAGTGTCATTGCACAACAGAAGGCCATGAAAAGCCTCTTTGGTGATGATGACAAGGAGATGTGTGAGGAGAGCGAGATCATTCCTACTTTGGAACCTCTGCCACCCCATGAG GTTCTTGGACATCAGTCTGTGTTTATGAATGAGCCAAGGCTGTCTGACTTCAAGCAAGTTCTCTTGCGAGAAGGTATTCAAGCTGAATTTGTAGGAGGAGTGCTTGTGTGCAACAACCTGGTGGCTGTTCGTAGG ACTGAAACGGGGCGCATTGGATTGGAAGGCTGTCTCTGTCAAGACTTCTATAGGATAAGAGACCTTTTATACGAGCAATACGCTATTGTCTAA
- the NDUFB1 gene encoding NADH dehydrogenase [ubiquinone] 1 beta subcomplex subunit 1: MVNFAQALRDHWVHILVPLGFVVGCYLDRVNDEKLAAFRNKSLLYRRELKPGEETTWK; this comes from the exons ATGGTGAATTTTGCCCAAGCTCTGCGTGATCACTGGGTTCACATCCTTGTTCCCTTAGGATTTGTGGTTGGATGCTATCTGGACAGAGTGAATGATGAAAAACTAGCTGCCTTCAGAAACAAGAGCTTATTATATAGAAG GGAGTTGAAGCCTGGTGAAGAAACTACATGGAAATAA